One part of the Mesorhizobium sp. M4B.F.Ca.ET.058.02.1.1 genome encodes these proteins:
- a CDS encoding DUF882 domain-containing protein, translating into MSVWPRWLAAVVFALGFLAATGASAEVRSLKLYHLHTHEKAEIVYKRNGRYDPEGLRKINIILRDWRRNEPTKMDPRLLDLVWEAYRQSGATDYIQVVCGYRSPATNSMLRSRSRGVAEKSQHMLGKAMDFYIPGVPLKKLRNIGLKMQGGGVGYYPSSGSPFVHMDVGNVRHWPGISRQELVGVFPNGKTLHVPSDGRPLPGYEQALAAYKARKGAGTPNIELASAGGSTKRSGGLLAAWFGGGDDEADDSADVATAAPAPKPKSVKPAAAAKRSNPPGIAIVSPQDAQRANIPQIADDNSADSEPEQDTPETIIAALPPKEVPLPDFAPRPKTDVGQQTPENVPFGVADASATTEQSVATAHAPVNVPFGMANPAGADADPAQAAVNNNVPLPTWRPDRSLPADLAAQDKSVLLALADTAQHNKTATDAFSVLPSARPDEAKADEVKPDEVKPDEVKAVLDEANATTEASVASGDYQVASLEPRSAFNDPSGVDAASPRDAIASRPAGSDPALAIGAGVKTTRKEARASARDLKPGPKAMVVAAAPQAARWALNSGEYVATVSSATTAPRYAYNIVHTPPSEVYTAGFQADNQLADANRFTGNAVKFLSVARFQTK; encoded by the coding sequence ATGAGCGTCTGGCCGAGATGGCTGGCAGCGGTGGTTTTTGCGCTTGGTTTCCTTGCCGCGACCGGCGCCAGCGCCGAAGTTCGTTCGCTGAAGCTCTATCATCTCCACACGCACGAAAAGGCCGAGATCGTCTACAAGCGCAATGGGCGCTACGATCCCGAGGGCCTGCGCAAGATCAACATCATCCTGCGCGACTGGCGCCGCAACGAACCGACCAAGATGGATCCGCGGCTGCTCGACCTCGTCTGGGAGGCCTACCGGCAGAGCGGCGCCACCGACTACATCCAGGTCGTCTGCGGCTACCGCTCGCCGGCGACAAACTCGATGCTGCGCAGCCGCAGCCGGGGTGTCGCCGAGAAGAGCCAGCATATGCTCGGCAAGGCGATGGACTTCTATATCCCCGGCGTGCCGCTGAAGAAGCTGCGCAACATCGGTCTCAAGATGCAGGGCGGCGGCGTCGGCTACTATCCCTCGTCGGGCTCACCGTTCGTGCATATGGATGTCGGCAATGTGCGCCACTGGCCTGGCATCAGCCGCCAGGAACTGGTCGGGGTGTTCCCGAACGGCAAGACCCTGCACGTTCCGAGCGACGGCAGGCCGCTGCCGGGCTATGAACAGGCTTTGGCCGCCTACAAAGCCCGCAAGGGCGCCGGTACCCCCAACATTGAACTGGCCAGCGCCGGCGGTTCGACCAAGCGGTCCGGCGGGCTGCTTGCTGCCTGGTTTGGCGGCGGCGATGACGAGGCCGACGACAGCGCCGATGTCGCGACTGCCGCGCCTGCGCCCAAGCCGAAGAGCGTGAAGCCGGCGGCGGCCGCCAAGCGCAGCAACCCGCCTGGCATCGCGATCGTGTCACCCCAGGACGCGCAGCGCGCCAACATTCCACAGATCGCCGACGACAATTCGGCCGATTCGGAACCTGAGCAGGACACGCCGGAGACGATCATCGCGGCGCTGCCGCCAAAGGAGGTCCCGCTGCCGGACTTCGCGCCGCGACCGAAGACCGATGTCGGCCAGCAGACGCCTGAGAACGTGCCATTCGGCGTGGCCGACGCCTCGGCGACCACCGAGCAGTCGGTGGCGACGGCGCATGCGCCGGTCAACGTGCCCTTCGGCATGGCCAATCCGGCCGGCGCCGATGCCGATCCAGCGCAGGCGGCGGTCAACAACAACGTTCCGCTGCCGACCTGGCGACCCGACCGTTCGCTTCCGGCCGATCTCGCGGCGCAGGACAAGAGCGTGCTGCTGGCGCTGGCCGACACCGCCCAGCACAACAAGACCGCGACCGATGCGTTCTCGGTCCTGCCCAGCGCGCGTCCGGATGAGGCCAAGGCGGACGAAGTCAAGCCGGATGAAGTCAAGCCGGATGAAGTCAAGGCCGTTCTCGACGAGGCCAACGCCACGACCGAGGCCAGTGTCGCCAGTGGCGACTATCAGGTCGCCTCGCTCGAGCCGCGCTCGGCATTCAACGATCCGTCCGGCGTCGATGCGGCCTCCCCGCGCGACGCCATCGCCAGCCGCCCGGCCGGTTCCGATCCGGCGCTGGCAATCGGTGCCGGCGTGAAGACGACGCGCAAGGAAGCCAGGGCCAGCGCCCGCGACCTCAAGCCCGGGCCGAAGGCAATGGTGGTTGCCGCCGCGCCGCAGGCCGCGCGCTGGGCACTGAACAGCGGCGAATACGTCGCCACGGTCTCCAGCGCGACGACGGCGCCGCGCTATGCCTACAACATCGTGCATACGCCGCCGAGCGAGGTCTATACGGCAGGCTTCCAGGCCGACAACCAGTTGGCGGATGCCAACCGGTTCACCGGCAACGCCGTGAAGTTCCTCTCGGTCGCCCGTTTCCAGACCAAGTAG
- a CDS encoding 2-dehydro-3-deoxy-phosphogluconate aldolase, translating into MPSKTEKLLSLLNGQPVIPVLKIANVADAVPLARALARGGLPAIEITLRTADALEAIRRVAGEVEDAIVGAGTILDAGQFDEAARAGSRFIVSPGITSQLLAAASDSDVPLLPGAITPGEIMAAREAGLRFLKFFPAEQSGGIASLKAFASPLADVKFCPTGGISARNAADYLALPNVICVGGSWVAPDDMVKAGKWDEIEALARAASQLTK; encoded by the coding sequence ATGCCCAGCAAGACCGAGAAGCTCCTGTCGCTCCTCAATGGCCAGCCGGTCATCCCGGTGCTCAAGATCGCCAATGTCGCCGACGCGGTACCGCTTGCCCGCGCGCTCGCCCGCGGCGGCCTGCCGGCGATCGAGATCACGCTCAGGACCGCCGATGCGCTGGAAGCGATCCGGCGCGTCGCCGGCGAGGTCGAGGACGCCATCGTCGGCGCCGGCACCATCCTCGACGCCGGGCAGTTCGATGAAGCAGCCCGCGCCGGCTCGAGATTCATCGTCAGCCCCGGCATCACCAGCCAGCTCCTGGCCGCGGCCAGTGACAGCGATGTGCCGCTGCTGCCCGGCGCCATCACGCCCGGCGAGATCATGGCCGCCCGCGAGGCCGGCTTGCGCTTCCTGAAATTCTTCCCTGCCGAGCAGTCCGGCGGCATTGCCTCGCTGAAGGCCTTCGCCTCACCGCTCGCTGACGTGAAGTTCTGCCCGACCGGCGGCATCAGTGCCAGGAACGCCGCCGACTATCTTGCTCTGCCCAACGTCATCTGCGTCGGCGGATCCTGGGTGGCGCCCGACGACATGGTCAAGGCCGGCAAGTGGGACGAGATCGAAGCCCTGGCGCGCGCGGCGAGCCAGCTCACGAAGTAG
- a CDS encoding rhodanese-related sulfurtransferase, which produces MTISTRTNSVRVAALYKFARLDGFEALRAPLAAFCCGRGIKGTLLLAHEGINGTVAGSEADIAALIDHLNFIEGLAGLEVRYSAAAEMPFHRMKVRLKREIVTMGVEDLDPASSAGTYVAPADWNTLISDENTIVIDTRNAYEVSIGTFKGAVDPATASFREFPAWVERHRDQLEGRKVAMFCTGGIRCEKATAYVKSLGFEAVFHLKGGILKYLEQVPAEASLWQGECFVFDERVSVSHGLAEGEAELCRACRHPLTVEDRLSPRYAPGISCPHCHEVRSDEDRARYAERQRQVELAAARGKGPHIGS; this is translated from the coding sequence ATGACAATTTCCACCCGAACCAATTCTGTGCGCGTCGCCGCGCTGTACAAATTTGCCCGGCTCGACGGCTTCGAGGCGCTGCGCGCGCCGCTCGCAGCCTTCTGCTGCGGGCGCGGCATCAAGGGCACGCTGCTGCTTGCACATGAGGGCATCAACGGCACCGTTGCCGGCAGCGAGGCCGACATCGCCGCGCTGATCGACCATCTGAACTTCATCGAAGGCCTGGCCGGCCTCGAGGTCAGATACAGCGCCGCCGCCGAGATGCCGTTCCACCGCATGAAGGTGCGGCTGAAGCGCGAGATCGTCACCATGGGCGTCGAGGACCTCGATCCGGCAAGCAGCGCCGGCACCTATGTCGCGCCGGCCGACTGGAACACGCTGATCTCGGACGAGAACACCATCGTCATCGACACGCGCAATGCCTATGAGGTGTCAATCGGCACCTTCAAGGGCGCGGTCGATCCGGCGACCGCGAGCTTTCGCGAATTCCCGGCCTGGGTCGAGCGGCATCGCGACCAACTCGAAGGGCGCAAGGTGGCGATGTTCTGCACCGGCGGCATACGCTGCGAGAAGGCGACGGCCTATGTGAAATCGCTCGGCTTCGAGGCTGTGTTCCACCTGAAGGGCGGCATCCTCAAATATCTGGAGCAGGTGCCGGCCGAAGCGAGCCTGTGGCAAGGCGAATGCTTCGTCTTCGACGAACGCGTGTCGGTGTCGCATGGCCTTGCCGAGGGCGAGGCGGAGCTCTGCCGCGCCTGCCGGCATCCGCTGACGGTCGAGGACCGGCTGTCGCCGCGCTATGCCCCCGGCATCTCCTGCCCGCATTGCCACGAGGTCCGCTCCGACGAGGATCGCGCCCGCTACGCCGAACGCCAGCGGCAGGTCGAACTGGCCGCCGCGCGAGGCAAGGGTCCGCATATCGGGAGCTAG
- a CDS encoding tellurite resistance TerB family protein yields MFDPKKLLDDLLGSQVPGTGGTVRDKAGQAVQMAKDNPLAAGALAAVLLGTGTGRQVTGTAIKLGGLAAIGGLAYKAYQNYKAGNAPAETPAAGEPELLPPPKDTAFHPSQAPQGEDEFTLTLVRAMISAAKADGHVDDEERQKIAGKLQLAGIGTEAEQFLMAELESPLDLDTLVAGVQTDAQKLELYTASRLTIDPDTRAERGYLDLLAGRLGLPDALVDHVEATVSAAKVPVSEKPGTSPNPRW; encoded by the coding sequence ATGTTCGACCCCAAGAAGCTTCTCGACGATCTGCTCGGCTCGCAGGTTCCCGGCACCGGCGGCACCGTCCGCGACAAGGCAGGTCAGGCCGTGCAGATGGCCAAGGACAATCCGCTCGCCGCCGGCGCGCTGGCCGCGGTTCTGCTTGGAACAGGCACCGGCCGGCAGGTGACGGGCACCGCCATCAAGCTCGGTGGGCTGGCCGCGATCGGCGGTCTCGCCTACAAGGCGTACCAGAATTACAAGGCCGGCAACGCGCCGGCCGAGACGCCGGCCGCCGGCGAGCCGGAACTCTTGCCGCCGCCCAAGGACACCGCCTTCCACCCCTCGCAGGCGCCGCAAGGCGAGGACGAGTTCACCCTGACACTGGTGCGGGCGATGATCTCGGCGGCGAAGGCCGATGGCCATGTCGATGACGAGGAGCGTCAGAAGATTGCCGGCAAGCTGCAACTCGCCGGCATCGGCACCGAGGCGGAACAATTCCTGATGGCGGAACTGGAGAGCCCGCTCGACCTGGATACGCTGGTCGCCGGCGTCCAGACCGACGCGCAGAAGCTCGAACTCTATACGGCCTCGCGCCTTACCATCGATCCCGACACGCGCGCAGAGCGCGGCTATCTCGACCTGCTCGCCGGTCGCCTCGGCCTGCCGGACGCGTTGGTCGACCATGTCGAGGCGACGGTGTCGGCGGCCAAGGTGCCGGTTTCCGAAAAGCCCGGAACCTCGCCCAATCCGCGCTGGTGA
- a CDS encoding SDR family oxidoreductase: MTEKTAIVTGAGTGIGKSVATALLKNGWNTVFCGRRKAVLEEAIAEAGKTDAKALAVACDISKADQVDDLFETVVEAFGRVDLLFNNAGMGYKSTPIDEIPVEVWNDIVGVNLTGSFLCARAAFGAMRRQKPMGGRIINNGSVSAYAPRPGSVPYTATKHAITGLTKTLALDGRPYDIACGQIDIGNALTEMAQPMTVGVPQANGSIAAEAVMDVERVADAVVHMASLPLDANVLFMTVMATKMPFVGRG; this comes from the coding sequence ATGACAGAGAAAACCGCCATCGTGACCGGCGCCGGCACGGGCATCGGCAAAAGCGTTGCCACGGCGCTGCTCAAGAACGGCTGGAACACCGTGTTCTGCGGCCGCCGCAAGGCGGTGCTGGAGGAGGCGATTGCCGAGGCCGGCAAGACCGATGCCAAGGCGTTGGCGGTTGCCTGCGATATCAGCAAGGCCGACCAGGTCGACGATCTGTTCGAAACGGTGGTGGAAGCCTTCGGGCGCGTCGACCTGCTCTTCAACAATGCCGGCATGGGCTACAAGTCGACGCCGATCGACGAGATCCCGGTCGAGGTCTGGAACGATATTGTCGGCGTCAACCTCACCGGCTCGTTCCTGTGCGCCCGCGCCGCCTTCGGCGCCATGCGCCGGCAAAAGCCGATGGGTGGCCGCATCATCAATAACGGCTCGGTGTCGGCCTATGCGCCGCGTCCGGGCTCGGTGCCCTACACGGCGACCAAGCACGCCATCACCGGGCTGACCAAGACGCTGGCGCTGGATGGCCGGCCCTACGACATCGCCTGCGGCCAGATAGACATCGGCAATGCGCTGACCGAGATGGCGCAGCCGATGACGGTCGGCGTGCCGCAGGCCAACGGGTCGATCGCCGCCGAGGCGGTGATGGATGTCGAGCGCGTCGCCGACGCGGTCGTCCACATGGCCAGCCTGCCGCTCGACGCCAATGTGCTGTTCATGACGGTGATGGCGACGAAGATGCCGTTCGTCGGGCGCGGGTAG
- a CDS encoding pyridoxal phosphate-dependent aminotransferase codes for MLHTIAAFDRLGEENAFAVLARATALAHQGRDIVNLGIGQPDFKTPQHIVEAAIKALRDGHHGYTPANGLLATREAVVRRTLTTTGVEVSPESVMILPGGKPTMFAAILMFGEPGAEILYPDPGFPIYRSMIEFTGAAPVPVPIREENGFAFSADETLALITPRTRLLILNSPANPTGGVTPRAEIEKLVKGLEAHPHVAILSDEIYDVMTYDGETHFSLLNFPQIRDRLIVLNGWSKTWAMTGWRMGWSIWPNGDNGTHLYDKVRKLAVNCWSCVNAPSQYAGIAAIDGPQDDVEKMMRAFDNRRKIVVEGLNALPGISCITPKGAFYAFPNVSKTGWKAKKLASALLEDAGVALIGGPDFGILGEGYIRLSYANSEENILRAMERIEAFLKK; via the coding sequence ATGCTCCACACGATTGCGGCCTTCGACCGTCTCGGCGAGGAAAATGCCTTCGCGGTGCTGGCGCGTGCCACCGCACTTGCCCATCAGGGCCGCGACATTGTCAATCTCGGCATCGGCCAGCCGGACTTCAAGACGCCGCAGCACATCGTCGAGGCGGCGATCAAGGCGCTGCGCGACGGCCATCATGGCTATACGCCGGCCAACGGCCTGCTGGCGACGCGCGAAGCCGTGGTGCGCCGCACGCTGACCACCACCGGTGTCGAGGTCTCGCCGGAGAGCGTGATGATCCTGCCCGGCGGCAAGCCGACCATGTTCGCGGCGATCCTGATGTTCGGCGAGCCGGGCGCCGAGATCCTGTATCCGGATCCCGGCTTTCCGATCTATCGCTCGATGATCGAGTTCACCGGCGCCGCCCCGGTGCCGGTGCCGATCCGCGAGGAAAACGGCTTCGCTTTCTCTGCCGACGAGACGCTGGCGCTGATCACCCCGCGGACCAGGCTGCTGATCCTCAACTCGCCCGCCAACCCGACCGGCGGCGTCACCCCGCGCGCCGAGATCGAGAAGCTGGTCAAGGGGCTGGAGGCGCATCCGCATGTCGCCATCCTCTCCGACGAGATCTACGACGTCATGACCTATGACGGCGAGACGCATTTTTCGCTGCTCAACTTCCCGCAGATCCGCGACCGGCTGATCGTCCTCAACGGCTGGTCGAAGACCTGGGCAATGACCGGCTGGCGCATGGGCTGGTCGATCTGGCCGAACGGCGACAACGGCACCCATCTCTACGACAAGGTGCGCAAGCTGGCGGTCAACTGCTGGTCCTGCGTCAACGCGCCGAGCCAGTATGCCGGCATCGCCGCGATCGACGGCCCGCAGGACGACGTCGAGAAGATGATGCGCGCCTTCGACAACCGCCGGAAGATCGTGGTCGAGGGGCTGAACGCGCTGCCGGGCATCTCCTGCATCACGCCGAAGGGCGCCTTCTATGCCTTCCCCAATGTCTCGAAGACCGGCTGGAAGGCCAAGAAGCTCGCCTCGGCGCTGCTCGAGGACGCCGGCGTGGCGCTGATCGGCGGTCCCGATTTCGGCATTCTCGGCGAAGGCTATATCAGGCTCTCCTACGCCAATTCCGAGGAGAACATCTTGCGCGCGATGGAGCGGATCGAGGCGTTCTTGAAGAAGTGA
- a CDS encoding GNAT family protein yields the protein MSENLKDWQPRPRPERKVLEGRYARLEPLSAAKHGDSLYEASSVSDVGGRFAWLPDYPPETRAAFQPWLDKVEASEDPLFFAVIDKASGKVAGRQTLMRIDPAYGVIEIGNIYWGPLISRKPAATEAQFLFMKYIFDDLGYRRYEWKCNNRNEPSKRAAERFGFKFEGIFRQHLVVKGENRDTAWYSIIDKEWPALRRAYEAWLDPANFDNEGRQKRRLEDFRAEFGA from the coding sequence GTGTCGGAAAATCTCAAAGACTGGCAGCCGCGCCCGCGCCCCGAGCGCAAGGTGCTGGAGGGGCGCTATGCCAGGCTCGAACCGCTGAGCGCCGCAAAGCACGGCGACAGCCTCTACGAGGCCTCTTCGGTGTCCGATGTCGGCGGCCGCTTCGCCTGGCTGCCGGACTATCCGCCGGAAACCCGAGCCGCCTTCCAGCCCTGGCTGGACAAGGTCGAGGCCAGTGAGGATCCGCTGTTCTTCGCCGTCATCGACAAGGCGAGCGGCAAGGTCGCCGGGCGGCAGACGCTGATGCGCATCGACCCCGCCTATGGCGTGATCGAGATCGGCAACATCTATTGGGGGCCGCTGATCTCGCGCAAGCCGGCGGCGACCGAAGCCCAGTTCCTGTTCATGAAATACATCTTCGACGATCTCGGCTATCGCCGCTATGAATGGAAATGCAACAATCGCAACGAACCGTCGAAGCGCGCCGCCGAGCGTTTCGGCTTCAAGTTCGAGGGCATTTTCCGCCAGCACCTTGTCGTCAAGGGCGAAAACCGCGATACCGCGTGGTACTCGATCATCGACAAGGAATGGCCGGCGCTGCGCAGAGCCTATGAGGCTTGGCTCGATCCGGCCAATTTCGACAATGAGGGCCGGCAGAAGCGGCGGCTTGAAGACTTCCGCGCCGAGTTCGGCGCGTAG
- a CDS encoding cation diffusion facilitator family transporter: protein MAYSHDHGSHAQDSHGHSHGAGHVHGSTDKKRVLIAACLTAGFMVAEALGGLLTGSLALLADAGHMLADAIALGLAWYAFHLAGRPATVRLTYGFGRVKTLVAYTNGIAIFAIALWIVYEAWGRLVAPAPVLGGPMLVVAIAGLMVNILSFFVLHGGDRENLNMRGAILHVLGDLLGSAAAIAAALIILATGWTPIDPILSVLVSLLILSTAWSLMREAAHVLLEGVPASLDRDVIAKDLEGAVKGVREVHHMHVWSLDGSSNMATLHACLNDGVDAHMAVSAIKKRLAAEHGISHATVEPEFGHCADDDDDHGHDHAHHAAPHRGHYH, encoded by the coding sequence ATGGCGTATAGCCATGACCACGGTTCACATGCACAGGACTCGCACGGCCACAGCCATGGCGCGGGCCATGTGCATGGCTCGACCGACAAGAAGCGGGTGCTGATCGCCGCCTGCCTGACCGCCGGCTTCATGGTCGCGGAGGCGCTCGGCGGCCTGCTGACCGGGTCGCTGGCGCTGCTTGCCGATGCCGGCCACATGCTTGCCGATGCGATCGCGCTCGGGCTCGCGTGGTATGCCTTCCATCTCGCCGGCCGCCCGGCCACGGTTCGCCTGACCTACGGGTTCGGCCGGGTCAAGACGCTGGTCGCCTACACCAACGGCATCGCCATCTTCGCCATTGCGCTGTGGATCGTCTACGAGGCCTGGGGGCGCCTGGTGGCGCCGGCGCCGGTGCTCGGCGGGCCGATGCTGGTGGTCGCGATCGCCGGCCTAATGGTGAATATCCTCTCCTTCTTCGTGCTGCATGGCGGCGATCGCGAGAACCTCAACATGCGCGGCGCCATACTGCATGTGCTGGGCGATCTGCTCGGCTCGGCCGCTGCCATCGCCGCGGCGTTGATCATTCTTGCGACAGGCTGGACGCCGATCGATCCGATCCTGTCGGTACTGGTCTCGCTGCTGATCCTGTCGACGGCTTGGTCGCTGATGCGGGAGGCCGCCCATGTGCTGCTCGAAGGCGTGCCGGCAAGCCTCGACCGCGACGTGATTGCCAAGGACCTGGAGGGCGCGGTCAAGGGCGTGCGCGAGGTGCATCACATGCATGTCTGGTCGCTCGACGGTTCCAGCAACATGGCGACGCTGCACGCCTGCCTGAATGATGGGGTTGATGCCCATATGGCGGTCAGCGCCATCAAGAAGCGGCTCGCCGCCGAGCATGGCATCAGCCATGCTACCGTCGAACCGGAATTCGGGCACTGCGCCGACGATGATGACGATCACGGCCATGATCACGCGCATCATGCGGCGCCGCATCGCGGTCACTATCACTGA
- the denD gene encoding D-erythronate dehydrogenase — MRVLITGAAGMVGRKLIARLARDGQLRGRKISALDLHDIVASEGPAMPGVDVSIRTGDLAAPGAAASLVASRPDVIFHLAGIVSGEAEANFDLGYRVNLDGTRALFDAVRLAGFSPRLVFTSSIAVFGAPFPDVIPDEFHPTPLTSYGTQKQMSEALLADYTRRGFFDGIGIRLPTICVRPGKPNKAASGFFSGIIREPLSGQEAILPVPRSVLHTHASPRSAVNFLIHAAEIDGAAVGPRRNLTMPGVAVTVGEQIEALERVAGSKVVKLIREQPDETIWAIVKGWPTRFEARRSKDLGFAAETSFDEIIRAHIEDELDNKVVG, encoded by the coding sequence ATGCGCGTGTTGATTACGGGCGCGGCCGGCATGGTCGGCCGCAAGCTGATTGCCCGGCTGGCCAGGGACGGGCAACTGCGCGGCCGCAAGATCAGCGCGCTCGACCTACACGATATCGTGGCATCTGAAGGGCCCGCCATGCCAGGGGTCGATGTCTCCATCCGCACTGGCGATCTCGCGGCACCTGGAGCAGCCGCTAGCTTGGTCGCTTCGCGCCCCGATGTGATCTTCCATCTGGCTGGCATTGTGTCGGGCGAGGCGGAAGCCAATTTCGACCTCGGCTACCGCGTCAATCTCGACGGCACGCGCGCGCTGTTCGACGCCGTGCGGCTGGCGGGGTTTTCGCCGCGCCTCGTCTTCACCTCGTCGATCGCGGTATTCGGCGCGCCGTTCCCGGATGTCATCCCGGACGAGTTCCATCCGACGCCGCTGACATCCTACGGCACGCAGAAGCAGATGAGCGAGGCGTTGCTCGCCGACTATACGCGGCGCGGCTTCTTCGACGGCATCGGCATCAGGCTGCCGACCATCTGTGTCAGGCCAGGCAAGCCGAACAAGGCGGCCTCGGGGTTCTTCTCCGGCATCATCCGCGAGCCGCTGAGCGGCCAAGAAGCGATCCTGCCCGTGCCGCGCTCGGTGCTGCATACCCACGCCAGCCCGCGCTCGGCGGTGAATTTCCTGATCCACGCGGCGGAGATCGACGGCGCCGCCGTCGGGCCGCGCCGCAACCTCACCATGCCCGGCGTCGCCGTCACGGTCGGCGAGCAGATCGAGGCGCTGGAGCGGGTCGCCGGTTCGAAGGTGGTGAAGCTGATCCGCGAGCAGCCGGACGAGACGATCTGGGCGATCGTCAAAGGCTGGCCGACACGCTTCGAGGCGCGCCGCTCGAAGGACCTCGGCTTCGCTGCCGAGACGAGTTTCGATGAGATCATCCGCGCGCATATCGAGGATGAACTGGATAACAAAGTAGTGGGCTGA